A section of the Phormidium ambiguum IAM M-71 genome encodes:
- a CDS encoding peptidase domain-containing ABC transporter, giving the protein MKYSVVLQHSEEDCGAACLASVAKSYGRLLTLNRIREAVGTGKLGTTLLGLRRGAEALGFNARTVKSSPDVLDHMNDVPLPAIIHWMGTHWVVLYEQKKKKYVIADPAVGVRYLTKEELTEGWEDWVMLLLEPDSVRFYNQPEDKISGFSRFFERIWPYRTLLLQALLLNVVLGFLSLASPFLLQILTDDVLIRGDMQLLTGVAIAVIVMNLFTAGLGLLQSNFIAHFAQRLELGLVLEFARQILRLPLSYYEARRSGEIVSRLQDIQEINQLVSQIVVSYPSQLFVASISFIFMLIYSWKLTIAAVIIAALMTISTIIFLPSLQQKTRHLLVQEADTQGVLVETFKGAQTLKTTNAFSQFWEEMQSKFGRLANLSLRTTQIGIVNNIFSEFVSGSGAVALLWLGSLLVINKDLTIGQLLAFNSLNQSFTGLITTTIGFVDEFARVQAASQRLTEVIDATPESEGDPKKPEAIIPGDSDIICTDVNFHYPGKVELLKNFSLTIPGGKVVAIIGKSGCGKSTLAKMIAGLYPPQSGNIRIDIYNMQDLALESFRQQVVLVPQDAHFWSRTIIENFRLGSPQVTFEQIVKACRIAGADEFISQLPDKYQSVLGEFGANISGGQRQRLAIARAIVNDPSILILDESTAGLDPVSETQVLENLLSYRRGKTTILISHRPRVINRADWVIYLDNGRLKLQGTLEELRAKRGEHQGFLNP; this is encoded by the coding sequence ATGAAATACTCAGTTGTTTTACAACATAGTGAAGAAGATTGCGGTGCAGCTTGTCTCGCTTCGGTTGCTAAGTCTTACGGGCGTTTATTAACTCTTAACCGCATTCGAGAAGCTGTTGGTACAGGTAAATTAGGAACTACCTTACTTGGTTTAAGAAGGGGTGCAGAAGCATTAGGTTTTAATGCTAGAACTGTGAAAAGTTCCCCAGACGTTCTAGACCACATGAATGATGTCCCCTTACCAGCTATTATCCACTGGATGGGAACTCATTGGGTAGTTTTATATGAACAAAAGAAAAAGAAATATGTAATTGCCGATCCCGCAGTAGGAGTTCGCTATCTTACTAAAGAGGAATTAACGGAAGGTTGGGAAGATTGGGTAATGCTTTTGTTGGAACCCGATTCTGTTCGTTTCTACAATCAACCGGAAGATAAAATTAGCGGATTTAGCCGTTTTTTTGAAAGAATTTGGCCTTATCGCACTCTACTATTACAAGCATTACTGCTAAATGTTGTTTTAGGTTTTCTGTCTTTAGCTTCACCTTTTTTGCTGCAAATCCTCACGGATGATGTGTTGATTCGGGGAGATATGCAGTTACTTACAGGAGTTGCGATCGCAGTTATCGTCATGAACCTGTTTACCGCAGGTTTAGGATTACTGCAATCTAATTTTATTGCTCACTTTGCCCAGAGATTAGAATTAGGTTTAGTACTAGAATTCGCCAGACAAATTCTCCGTTTACCCCTCAGCTATTACGAAGCGCGTCGCAGTGGTGAAATTGTCAGTCGTTTGCAAGATATTCAAGAAATTAACCAGTTAGTTTCACAAATTGTTGTTAGTTATCCCAGCCAGCTATTTGTCGCTAGCATCTCTTTTATTTTCATGCTCATCTATAGTTGGAAATTAACTATAGCGGCTGTCATAATTGCGGCATTAATGACTATTTCTACTATTATTTTCTTGCCTAGCCTGCAACAAAAAACTCGCCATCTGTTAGTTCAAGAAGCAGATACTCAAGGTGTGTTAGTTGAAACTTTCAAAGGCGCACAAACCCTGAAAACTACTAACGCTTTCAGCCAATTTTGGGAAGAAATGCAAAGTAAATTCGGGCGGTTAGCAAATCTTTCTCTCCGCACCACACAAATAGGCATCGTCAATAACATATTCTCTGAATTCGTTTCTGGTAGTGGCGCAGTAGCTTTACTTTGGTTAGGTAGTTTACTTGTTATCAATAAAGATTTGACGATCGGACAATTACTAGCATTCAATAGTTTAAATCAAAGTTTTACAGGTTTAATTACTACAACTATTGGATTTGTTGATGAATTTGCCCGCGTACAAGCAGCTAGTCAACGCCTAACAGAAGTCATCGATGCCACCCCAGAATCTGAAGGAGATCCGAAAAAACCAGAAGCCATTATTCCCGGAGATTCTGATATTATTTGCACCGATGTCAACTTCCATTATCCAGGCAAAGTAGAGTTACTAAAAAACTTTTCTCTCACTATTCCCGGTGGGAAAGTTGTAGCAATTATTGGTAAATCTGGCTGTGGTAAAAGTACTTTAGCGAAAATGATTGCTGGCTTATATCCGCCGCAATCTGGTAATATTCGCATTGACATTTATAATATGCAAGATTTAGCTTTAGAATCTTTTCGCCAACAGGTAGTTTTAGTTCCTCAAGATGCCCACTTCTGGAGTCGAACAATTATTGAAAACTTCCGTTTAGGTTCACCTCAAGTTACTTTTGAACAAATAGTTAAAGCTTGTCGTATTGCTGGTGCTGATGAGTTTATTAGCCAGTTACCTGACAAATATCAAAGCGTTTTAGGTGAATTTGGTGCTAATATTTCCGGTGGGCAAAGACAAAGATTAGCCATTGCTAGAGCAATAGTAAACGATCCATCTATTTTAATTTTAGATGAATCAACTGCTGGTTTAGATCCAGTAAGCGAAACACAAGTTTTGGAAAATTTACTCAGTTATCGTCGGGGAAAAACGACAATTTTAATTAGTCACCGCCCCAGAGTTATTAATCGTGCTGATTGGGTGATTTATTTGGATAATGGGCGATTAAAATTGCAAGGGACTTTGGAGGAATTACGCGCCAAACGTGGCGAACATCAGGGATTTTTAAATCCTTAA
- the ndhD1 gene encoding photosynthetic/respiratory NAD(P)H-quinone oxidoreductase subunit D1, translating to MNTANFPWLTTIILFPIAASLLIPFIPDKDGKTVRWYALIIGLIDFALISYAFYTGYDLNQPGLQLFESYAWVPQLDLNWSVGADGLSMPLILLTGFMTTLATLAAWPVTWKPKLFYFLMLAMYGGQIAVFAVQDMLLFFLVWELELIPVYLLLAIWGGKKRLYAATKFILYTAGGSLFILIAALAMAFYGDNVSFDMRTLAAKDFAINFQLWMYAAFFIAYAVKLPIIPFHTWLPDAHGEATAPVHMLLAGILLKMGGYALIRMNAQMLPDAHAVFAPVLVVLGVVNIIYAALTSFAQRNLKRKIAYSSISHMGFVTIGIASFTDLGLSGAMLQMVSHGLIGASLFFLVGATYDRTHTLMLDEMGGVGQKMRKMFSMWTACALASLALPGMSGFVAELMVFVGFATSDAYNPTFKVIVVFLAAVGVILTPIYLLSMLREIFYGPENKELVEHEALIDAEPREVFIISCLLVPIIGIGFYPKMLTQIYDSTTQQLTARLRASVPTLVENPQPVNPLPKAFQRITSAPRIGK from the coding sequence ATGAATACAGCTAATTTTCCTTGGCTGACAACGATCATACTGTTTCCGATCGCAGCATCTCTACTAATACCCTTCATCCCCGATAAAGACGGCAAAACGGTACGTTGGTACGCCTTAATTATCGGACTAATCGATTTTGCCCTCATTTCTTACGCTTTCTATACCGGATACGACTTAAATCAACCCGGATTACAACTGTTTGAAAGCTATGCTTGGGTTCCCCAACTAGATTTAAATTGGTCAGTAGGTGCAGACGGGCTATCCATGCCCCTAATCTTGCTGACTGGCTTCATGACCACACTAGCAACTTTAGCAGCTTGGCCTGTCACCTGGAAACCAAAGCTGTTTTACTTTTTAATGTTGGCAATGTACGGTGGACAAATCGCCGTATTTGCCGTCCAAGATATGCTGCTATTCTTCCTAGTCTGGGAATTGGAATTGATTCCAGTTTACCTACTACTGGCAATCTGGGGCGGGAAAAAGCGTCTTTATGCTGCTACTAAGTTCATTCTTTACACCGCTGGCGGTTCCCTGTTTATCTTAATCGCAGCTTTGGCGATGGCGTTTTACGGCGACAACGTTTCGTTCGATATGCGTACCCTCGCCGCTAAAGACTTTGCTATCAACTTCCAATTATGGATGTATGCGGCTTTCTTCATTGCCTACGCCGTCAAACTGCCGATTATTCCCTTCCACACTTGGCTACCGGATGCACATGGCGAAGCTACCGCACCAGTACACATGCTACTCGCTGGGATTCTTCTGAAAATGGGCGGTTACGCCTTAATTCGGATGAATGCTCAAATGTTACCTGATGCCCATGCGGTGTTTGCCCCAGTATTGGTAGTTTTGGGCGTGGTAAATATTATCTACGCCGCTTTAACTTCCTTTGCCCAACGAAACTTGAAACGGAAGATTGCTTACTCTTCAATTTCTCACATGGGATTTGTGACAATTGGGATTGCCTCGTTTACCGATTTAGGTTTAAGTGGGGCAATGTTACAAATGGTTTCTCATGGTTTAATTGGGGCGAGTTTGTTCTTCCTAGTAGGTGCAACTTATGACCGAACCCACACATTAATGTTAGATGAAATGGGTGGTGTTGGTCAGAAAATGCGGAAGATGTTTTCCATGTGGACTGCTTGTGCTTTAGCTTCTTTAGCATTGCCCGGAATGAGCGGTTTTGTGGCAGAATTAATGGTGTTTGTCGGCTTTGCAACTAGCGATGCTTACAACCCAACTTTCAAGGTAATTGTGGTTTTCTTAGCCGCAGTGGGTGTAATTTTAACCCCCATTTATCTGTTGTCAATGTTGCGCGAAATCTTCTACGGGCCGGAAAATAAAGAGTTAGTAGAACACGAAGCTTTAATTGATGCCGAACCGAGAGAAGTGTTTATTATTTCTTGTTTGTTAGTGCCAATTATTGGGATTGGTTTCTATCCCAAAATGCTGACGCAAATTTACGATTCAACTACACAACAGTTAACGGCACGTTTACGAGCTTCAGTACCAACATTAGTAGAAAATCCTCAACCTGTAAATCCTTTGCCAAAAGCGTTTCAGAGAATTACTTCTGCACCGAGAATTGGTAAGTGA
- a CDS encoding NAD(P)H-quinone oxidoreductase subunit 5: MELIYQYAWLIPVLPLLGAMIVGIGLISFSKFTNQLRQLNAVFIVSLLGAAMTLSFAILWSQFSGHAPYTQTLEWASAGSFHLTMGYTIDHLTAVMLVIVTTVAFLVMVYTDGYMAHDPGYVRFYAYLSLFSSSMLGLVVSSNLVQVYIFWELVGMCSYLLIGFWYDRKAAADACQKAFVTNRVGDFGLLLGILGLYWATNSFDFEIMGERLQFAVESGEIAAALAALFAILVFMGPVAKSAQVPLHVWLPDAMEGPTPISALIHAATMVAAGVFLIARMYPVFEGIPVAMTTIAWTGAVTAFVGATTAITQNDIKKGLAYSTMSQLGYMVMAMGVGAYSAGLFHLMTHAYFKAMLFLGSGSVIHGMEGVVGHDPAYAQDMRMMGGLRKYMPITAVTFLIGTLAISGIPPFAGFWSKDEILGSTFAVSPTLWIIGWLTAGITAFYMFRMYFTTFEGKFRGNEASVKNTIKAEVLQSQGLVFGPGAMNPQELTIEEATGHDDHEAHGGHHHSHEPHESPITMTLPLMILAIPSVLIGLVGTPFHNYFEEFIHPASELVAEVPAEAAQEGFTEFLIMAGSSVGISLIGITLASLMYLGGKIDPSAIAAKIPSLYKISKNKWYFDEVYDVLFVQGSRRLARAVMEVDLKVVDGAVNLTGLVTLLSGEGLKYFETGRAQFYALIVFAAVLVGVIAFSVT, translated from the coding sequence ATGGAACTGATATATCAGTATGCTTGGCTAATACCCGTTCTCCCACTTTTGGGAGCGATGATAGTCGGCATCGGGCTGATTTCATTTAGCAAATTTACCAACCAACTGCGACAGCTAAACGCAGTATTTATCGTCTCCCTATTGGGAGCAGCAATGACTCTTTCCTTTGCAATACTGTGGAGTCAGTTTTCTGGTCATGCACCTTATACGCAAACGCTAGAGTGGGCATCGGCGGGGAGTTTTCACCTGACGATGGGTTATACGATCGATCACCTAACAGCGGTAATGTTAGTCATCGTCACCACAGTCGCCTTCCTCGTCATGGTCTACACCGACGGCTACATGGCGCACGACCCAGGATATGTTCGCTTCTATGCTTATCTGAGCTTGTTTAGCTCCTCGATGTTAGGTTTGGTAGTTAGCTCCAACCTTGTGCAAGTTTATATCTTCTGGGAACTAGTCGGGATGTGTTCCTACCTGCTGATTGGTTTCTGGTACGATCGCAAGGCGGCAGCTGATGCTTGCCAAAAAGCATTTGTTACAAACCGAGTCGGTGACTTTGGCCTATTGTTAGGCATACTCGGTTTATATTGGGCAACCAACAGCTTTGATTTTGAGATCATGGGTGAACGCCTGCAATTCGCCGTAGAATCAGGTGAAATAGCCGCTGCATTAGCCGCTTTGTTCGCCATTTTAGTATTTATGGGGCCAGTGGCAAAATCTGCCCAAGTCCCCCTCCACGTTTGGCTACCAGACGCAATGGAAGGCCCAACCCCCATTTCTGCATTAATCCACGCCGCCACAATGGTAGCAGCAGGCGTATTCCTAATTGCCCGGATGTATCCCGTGTTTGAAGGCATCCCAGTGGCAATGACTACGATCGCCTGGACGGGGGCTGTAACCGCCTTCGTGGGCGCAACAACCGCAATTACCCAAAATGACATCAAAAAAGGCTTGGCTTATTCCACCATGTCTCAGTTAGGTTACATGGTGATGGCAATGGGAGTCGGTGCCTACAGCGCCGGACTATTCCACCTCATGACCCACGCTTATTTTAAAGCCATGCTCTTCCTTGGTTCCGGCTCAGTCATTCACGGCATGGAAGGAGTAGTCGGACACGACCCCGCTTACGCTCAAGATATGCGAATGATGGGCGGTTTACGGAAATATATGCCCATCACCGCCGTTACCTTTTTGATTGGCACTTTAGCAATCTCCGGTATCCCTCCTTTCGCCGGATTTTGGTCAAAAGACGAGATTTTAGGTTCTACTTTCGCAGTTAGTCCAACTTTGTGGATAATTGGCTGGTTAACTGCGGGAATCACCGCCTTTTATATGTTCCGAATGTACTTCACCACCTTTGAAGGCAAATTCCGGGGTAATGAAGCCAGCGTGAAGAACACCATTAAAGCAGAAGTCCTGCAAAGCCAAGGTTTAGTATTTGGCCCTGGCGCGATGAATCCTCAAGAATTGACCATTGAGGAAGCCACAGGTCATGATGACCATGAAGCTCATGGAGGTCATCATCACAGTCATGAACCTCACGAATCGCCAATTACCATGACTTTGCCATTGATGATCTTGGCAATTCCTTCCGTGTTAATTGGTTTGGTAGGTACACCTTTCCACAATTACTTTGAAGAATTCATCCATCCAGCGAGTGAATTAGTTGCCGAAGTACCCGCCGAAGCAGCACAGGAAGGTTTTACAGAATTCCTGATTATGGCTGGTAGTTCTGTGGGCATTTCCTTGATCGGGATTACTTTGGCTTCCTTGATGTATTTGGGGGGTAAAATTGATCCGAGTGCGATCGCAGCTAAAATTCCCTCACTCTACAAAATCTCCAAAAACAAATGGTACTTCGACGAAGTTTACGACGTTCTCTTCGTCCAAGGTAGCCGCCGCCTAGCCAGGGCAGTCATGGAAGTAGACCTAAAAGTAGTAGATGGTGCAGTCAACTTAACAGGCTTAGTCACCCTACTTTCCGGTGAAGGTTTGAAATACTTTGAAACCGGACGGGCACAATTCTACGCCCTCATCGTATTCGCCGCCGTTTTGGTTGGTGTAATTGCCTTTAGCGTCACCTAG
- a CDS encoding thioredoxin family protein, with protein MVLSVNERTFTPEVLESPTPVLVHFWAPWCGLCRLINPQLTRFQAESAGKFKLVDINADQNFKLANTYRLKTLPTLMLFESGQILYRFEHFRGRDDLDTALEMILQSYTESNNYQFMEPLGCHTNS; from the coding sequence ATGGTACTGTCAGTTAACGAGCGGACGTTTACACCAGAAGTTTTAGAATCTCCCACACCAGTACTGGTTCATTTTTGGGCTCCTTGGTGCGGTTTGTGTCGCCTGATTAACCCCCAGTTGACTCGTTTTCAGGCAGAATCGGCAGGAAAGTTTAAATTAGTAGATATCAACGCCGACCAAAATTTTAAACTGGCGAACACCTATCGACTAAAAACCTTACCTACCCTAATGTTGTTTGAATCAGGTCAGATTCTCTATCGCTTCGAGCATTTTCGCGGCAGAGACGATCTGGATACAGCATTAGAAATGATTTTGCAAAGCTATACAGAATCTAACAACTATCAATTTATGGAACCTCTGGGATGCCATACTAATTCCTGA